The proteins below are encoded in one region of Paenarthrobacter ilicis:
- the scpB gene encoding SMC-Scp complex subunit ScpB: MSEQAAEQDGLSELEALPGGAKAALEAVLMVIDEPASPEELAAGLNVTVAVVENLLHDLQREYSGYTVKAPDVDAVGFANASTAPRGFELRNVAGGWRIYSRSDFAGIVGRFVLEGQTTRLTQAALETLAVVAYRQPVSRARVSAIRGVNVDSVVRTLIQRGLIEDCGNDPESGAVLYRTTSYFLERMGIGSVAELPQLSPHLPGLEGIDEYYDASRM, encoded by the coding sequence ATGAGTGAGCAGGCAGCGGAGCAGGATGGCCTGAGTGAACTTGAGGCGCTGCCCGGTGGTGCCAAGGCCGCACTGGAGGCTGTGCTCATGGTCATCGACGAGCCGGCCAGCCCGGAGGAGTTGGCGGCCGGGCTCAACGTGACGGTGGCCGTCGTCGAGAATTTGCTGCATGACCTGCAGCGGGAGTATAGCGGCTATACTGTTAAAGCCCCGGACGTGGATGCTGTTGGCTTTGCCAATGCCAGCACCGCACCCCGGGGTTTTGAATTGCGGAACGTTGCCGGCGGGTGGCGCATCTATTCGCGGTCCGATTTTGCCGGGATCGTGGGGAGGTTCGTCCTTGAGGGGCAGACCACCAGGTTGACTCAGGCTGCGCTTGAGACGCTGGCGGTGGTTGCCTACAGGCAGCCGGTCTCCAGGGCCCGGGTTTCCGCAATTCGAGGCGTCAACGTCGATTCCGTGGTCAGGACCCTCATCCAACGGGGGCTGATTGAAGACTGCGGAAATGATCCCGAGTCGGGGGCTGTCCTCTACAGGACAACCTCGTATTTCCTGGAACGGATGGGCATTGGTTCAGTGGCTGAACTGCCACAGCTTTCGCCCCACCTTCCAGGCCTGGAGGGGATCGATGAGTACTACGACGCCAGCCGGATGTAG
- a CDS encoding ParA family protein, which yields MSNERGSATLEGTGLDLEDAIMGPTGRPYREFPEPAPLASHGPARVIAMVNQKGGVGKTTSTINLAAALAEFGRRVLLVDFDPQGALSAGLGANPHELDLTVYNVLMDRKVDIRDAIQHTGVEGVDLLPANIDLSAAEVQLVNEVAREQVLDRALKSVEDDYDVVLIDCQPSLGLLTVNALTAAHGVIIPLICEFFALRAVALLVETIEKVQDRLNPRLQVDGVLATMYDARTLHSREVITRLVEAFGDKVFETVIKRSIKFADATVAAEPITSYAGNHIGADAYRRLAKELISRGGAP from the coding sequence GTGAGCAACGAACGGGGTTCCGCAACGCTGGAAGGTACCGGGCTCGATCTGGAAGACGCCATCATGGGGCCCACGGGCCGCCCTTACCGCGAGTTTCCGGAACCTGCTCCGCTTGCTTCCCACGGGCCGGCCAGGGTCATCGCCATGGTCAACCAAAAAGGCGGAGTGGGCAAAACGACATCAACCATCAACCTTGCAGCGGCGCTTGCTGAATTCGGCAGGCGTGTCCTGTTGGTGGACTTCGACCCCCAGGGTGCACTGTCTGCCGGCCTGGGAGCCAACCCCCATGAACTGGACCTCACGGTCTACAACGTGCTGATGGACCGCAAGGTGGACATCCGCGATGCCATCCAGCACACCGGCGTTGAAGGCGTGGACCTGCTGCCCGCCAACATCGATCTCTCCGCGGCCGAAGTCCAGTTGGTCAATGAAGTGGCTCGCGAGCAAGTCCTGGACCGCGCACTGAAGAGCGTTGAAGACGATTACGACGTCGTCCTCATCGACTGCCAGCCGTCGCTGGGCCTTTTGACCGTCAATGCCCTGACCGCAGCGCATGGCGTGATCATCCCGCTGATCTGCGAGTTCTTCGCCCTGCGTGCAGTGGCCCTTCTGGTTGAAACCATCGAGAAGGTCCAGGACCGCCTCAACCCACGCCTTCAGGTGGATGGCGTGCTGGCCACCATGTACGACGCCCGCACCCTGCACAGCCGCGAAGTCATCACCCGCCTGGTGGAAGCTTTTGGGGACAAGGTCTTCGAAACGGTCATCAAGCGGTCCATCAAATTTGCTGACGCGACCGTTGCGGCGGAGCCGATCACCAGCTACGCCGGCAACCACATTGGTGCTGATGCGTACCGCCGCTTGGCCAAGGAGCTGATCTCGCGCGGCGGCGCCCCCTGA
- a CDS encoding MerR family transcriptional regulator, whose protein sequence is MAQPERRGPQVLNIGEVLAQLSDDFPGMSASKIRFLEEKGLINPKRTPAGYRQYGDNDVERLRFVLALQRDQYLPLKVIKDYLDAIDRGERPDNLPPGVTVSPRVVSAEMAADVQGRARALTEEQLRAESGASVTLLQSLLSFGLISHSGGRFDEHALQVARACVQLEDHGLEPRHLRPFQAAAEREFGLVERAVAPLASRRDAASQARAAEAAREISDLCLTLHRALVHGHISRMDG, encoded by the coding sequence ATTGCCCAGCCGGAACGCCGTGGACCGCAGGTCCTGAACATCGGGGAAGTCCTCGCCCAATTGAGCGACGACTTCCCGGGGATGTCAGCGTCCAAAATCCGGTTCCTTGAAGAAAAGGGCCTGATCAACCCCAAACGGACACCTGCCGGGTACCGGCAGTACGGGGATAACGACGTCGAGCGCCTGCGCTTTGTGCTGGCCCTGCAGAGGGACCAGTACCTGCCCCTGAAGGTCATCAAGGACTACCTCGATGCCATTGACCGCGGTGAGCGGCCGGACAACCTCCCGCCCGGCGTCACGGTGTCTCCCCGGGTGGTTTCCGCGGAGATGGCGGCAGATGTCCAAGGCAGGGCGCGCGCCCTGACGGAGGAGCAACTGCGCGCTGAGTCTGGTGCCAGCGTGACCCTTCTGCAGTCCCTCCTCAGCTTTGGGTTGATCAGCCACAGCGGCGGCAGGTTCGACGAGCACGCCCTGCAGGTGGCCCGTGCCTGTGTCCAGTTGGAAGACCATGGCCTTGAACCCCGGCATCTCCGCCCGTTCCAAGCCGCCGCCGAGCGCGAATTCGGCCTGGTGGAACGGGCTGTGGCGCCGTTGGCGTCCCGGCGGGATGCCGCCTCCCAGGCCAGGGCCGCCGAAGCCGCGCGGGAAATCAGCGATCTCTGCCTCACCCTGCACAGGGCGCTGGTCCACGGCCATATTTCGCGGATGGACGGCTGA
- the der gene encoding ribosome biogenesis GTPase Der gives MSDTTQKSGLHGAGDDEYTPTGTDQVAENLAALDDDEAELRAASLRAGLDDYELDEDDAALLSGEYGDEGDEGELKLDPVLAIIGRPNVGKSTLVNRILGRREAVVEDTPGVTRDRVMYSADWNGRNFTLVDTGGWEHDAKGIHARVAEQAEMAVELADAVLFVVDSAVGATATDEGVMKMLRKSKKPVIMVANKVDDFAQEADSAALWGLGFGEPYPVSALHGRGVADLLDHVMDTLPEYSQVEGVDRSGGPRRIALIGRPNVGKSSLLNKLAGSERVVVDPLAGTTRDPVDEFIELGDRTWRFVDTAGIRRRQHMAQGADFYASLRTQAALEKAEVAVVLLAVDEVLSEQDVRILQLAIESGRALVLAFNKWDLLDDERRKYLEREIEQDLAHVEWAPRVNISAKTGWHKDRLVPALDIALESWDRRIPTGRLNAFLGELVAAHPHPVRGGKQPRILFGTQASSRPPKFVLFTTGFLDPGYRRFITRRLRETFGFEGTPIEVNMRVREKRGKKR, from the coding sequence ATGAGCGATACGACTCAAAAATCCGGCCTCCATGGAGCCGGCGACGACGAATACACGCCCACCGGCACCGACCAGGTGGCGGAGAACCTGGCTGCCCTTGATGATGATGAGGCCGAACTCCGCGCCGCATCGCTCCGCGCGGGCCTGGATGACTACGAGCTCGACGAGGACGATGCCGCGCTCCTGAGCGGTGAATACGGCGACGAGGGCGACGAGGGTGAGCTCAAGCTGGATCCGGTCCTTGCCATCATTGGACGCCCCAACGTGGGCAAGTCCACCTTGGTGAACCGTATCCTTGGCCGTCGCGAGGCTGTGGTGGAGGACACCCCGGGTGTCACCCGTGACCGAGTGATGTACTCGGCCGATTGGAACGGCCGCAACTTCACCCTGGTTGACACCGGTGGCTGGGAACATGATGCCAAGGGCATTCACGCACGCGTGGCAGAACAAGCTGAAATGGCTGTTGAACTCGCCGATGCAGTGCTCTTTGTGGTGGACTCCGCCGTGGGTGCGACAGCAACCGACGAGGGCGTCATGAAGATGCTCCGCAAGAGCAAGAAGCCGGTCATCATGGTGGCCAACAAAGTGGACGACTTCGCACAGGAAGCCGACTCCGCCGCCCTGTGGGGTCTTGGTTTCGGCGAACCGTACCCTGTATCGGCCCTGCACGGCCGTGGTGTGGCCGATCTCCTGGACCACGTCATGGACACCCTGCCGGAGTACTCGCAAGTGGAAGGTGTGGACCGCTCAGGCGGACCGCGCCGGATCGCCCTGATCGGCCGTCCGAACGTTGGCAAGTCCTCGCTGCTGAACAAGCTCGCGGGTTCCGAACGTGTGGTGGTGGATCCTCTGGCCGGGACCACGCGTGACCCCGTTGACGAATTCATCGAGTTGGGTGACCGTACCTGGCGTTTCGTGGATACTGCCGGTATCCGCCGCCGCCAGCACATGGCCCAGGGCGCGGACTTCTACGCCTCGCTCCGTACCCAGGCTGCGCTCGAGAAGGCGGAGGTCGCCGTCGTGCTTCTCGCCGTGGACGAAGTCCTGAGCGAACAGGATGTCCGTATCCTCCAGCTGGCGATCGAGTCCGGACGTGCACTGGTGCTTGCTTTCAACAAATGGGACCTGCTGGACGACGAGCGCCGCAAGTACCTTGAGCGTGAGATCGAGCAGGACCTGGCGCACGTTGAATGGGCGCCCCGGGTGAACATCTCGGCGAAAACCGGTTGGCACAAGGACCGCCTGGTCCCTGCCCTGGACATCGCCCTGGAGAGCTGGGACCGCCGTATTCCGACGGGACGCTTGAACGCGTTCCTCGGCGAACTTGTTGCAGCGCATCCGCACCCCGTGCGCGGCGGCAAGCAGCCACGTATTCTCTTCGGCACACAGGCCTCCAGCCGCCCGCCGAAGTTTGTCCTCTTCACCACCGGGTTCCTGGACCCCGGATACCGTCGCTTCATCACCCGCCGCCTGCGCGAAACGTTCGGCTTCGAGGGTACGCCCATCGAGGTCAACATGCGTGTCCGCGAAAAGCGGGGCAAGAAGCGCTGA
- a CDS encoding pseudouridine synthase, translated as MTQAGRQSSPRNGSGRNGSGRNEGKGGSGRSSAGGFSGRSGGAGAGKRTFPQGEGRPFKASKPREAAPFDPDNPTSASDFERRQAAQSAKPFRKPGSNKPGFGKAPGTPGAIKPKTKQTKQFGSKAFGSERFGQSLGPIRKPARNRGPQRDVPQSELHDADGVRLQKVMAQAGVASRRVCEEMILEGRVEVDGQVTTELGVRVDPTAAVIHVDGIRIQLDETLVYMVFNKPKGVVSTMEDPEGRPCVSDFLKNNKNKGERLFHVGRLDVATEGLLLLTNDGELANRLTHPSYEVPKTYLVQVRGPFPQGVGAKLKSGVELEDGFAAVDSFKLVDSTPGHVLIEVVLHSGKNRIVRRMFDAVGFPVERLVRVKVGPIGLGDQRQGSIRNLGRQEVGHLLASVGL; from the coding sequence ATGACACAGGCGGGACGCCAGAGTTCACCACGTAACGGTTCGGGTCGCAACGGCTCCGGGCGCAATGAAGGCAAGGGCGGCAGCGGCCGCTCCTCTGCCGGCGGCTTCTCGGGCCGCAGCGGAGGTGCCGGCGCAGGAAAGCGCACCTTCCCCCAGGGCGAGGGCCGCCCTTTCAAGGCTTCAAAGCCCCGCGAAGCAGCGCCCTTCGATCCCGACAACCCCACATCAGCTTCGGATTTCGAGCGCCGACAGGCCGCGCAGTCCGCAAAGCCTTTCCGCAAACCCGGCTCCAACAAGCCCGGCTTCGGCAAGGCCCCCGGCACTCCCGGGGCCATCAAGCCCAAAACCAAGCAGACCAAGCAGTTCGGTTCCAAGGCGTTCGGCAGCGAACGCTTTGGCCAGAGTCTGGGACCCATCCGGAAGCCGGCGCGCAACCGCGGCCCGCAGCGGGATGTCCCGCAGTCCGAGCTCCACGACGCCGATGGCGTGCGGCTCCAGAAAGTCATGGCCCAGGCGGGCGTGGCTTCCCGCCGCGTGTGCGAGGAAATGATCCTTGAAGGACGCGTCGAGGTTGATGGACAGGTAACCACCGAGCTCGGTGTCCGCGTGGATCCCACGGCCGCTGTGATCCACGTTGATGGCATCCGCATCCAGCTTGACGAGACCTTGGTGTACATGGTCTTCAACAAGCCCAAGGGTGTTGTTTCCACCATGGAGGATCCCGAGGGCCGTCCTTGCGTCAGCGACTTCCTCAAGAACAACAAGAACAAGGGCGAACGCCTGTTCCACGTAGGCCGCCTCGACGTCGCCACCGAGGGTCTGCTGCTGCTGACCAACGACGGCGAACTTGCCAACCGCCTTACCCACCCTTCCTATGAGGTGCCCAAGACGTACCTGGTACAGGTGCGCGGCCCGTTCCCCCAGGGCGTGGGAGCGAAACTCAAGAGCGGTGTGGAGCTCGAAGACGGCTTTGCCGCAGTGGACTCCTTCAAACTGGTGGACTCCACTCCGGGCCACGTGCTCATTGAGGTTGTGCTGCACTCCGGCAAGAACCGCATTGTGCGCCGCATGTTTGACGCTGTCGGGTTCCCCGTGGAGCGTCTGGTCCGCGTCAAGGTTGGTCCCATCGGCCTGGGCGACCAGCGCCAGGGCAGCATCCGCAACCTCGGCAGGCAGGAAGTCGGGCACCTTCTGGCATCAGTAGGGCTCTAG
- the cmk gene encoding (d)CMP kinase, which translates to MTREFFGPETVARPGKPLVIAIDGPSGSGKSSVSKEVARRLKLAYLDTGAMYRALTWYCLKTGVDLQDGAAVEEASKKIPLEISTSTDTEYVAVDGTDITEEIRDPRISSSVSAVATTLGARTELIRRQRELIDQHHRRMVVEGRDITTVVVPNAEVRMLLTASEEARLRRRGIQLGGTQTKEQLAAQVTQRDAKDSTVVNFMQAANGVVTLDSSDLDFDETVDTALAIVSKVIYGD; encoded by the coding sequence ATGACACGTGAATTTTTTGGCCCTGAGACGGTCGCCCGTCCCGGCAAGCCGTTGGTCATTGCCATTGATGGCCCGTCCGGGTCCGGCAAGTCGAGCGTCAGCAAGGAGGTGGCCAGGCGCTTGAAGCTTGCCTACCTGGACACCGGTGCAATGTACCGTGCCCTCACTTGGTACTGCCTCAAAACCGGAGTGGACCTGCAGGACGGCGCCGCCGTCGAGGAAGCCTCCAAGAAGATTCCCTTGGAAATCAGCACATCGACGGACACGGAGTATGTGGCTGTTGACGGGACCGACATCACCGAGGAGATCCGGGACCCCCGGATTTCTTCTTCCGTGAGTGCCGTTGCCACCACTCTGGGAGCCCGTACCGAGTTGATCAGGCGCCAGCGTGAATTGATCGACCAGCACCACCGCCGAATGGTGGTGGAAGGACGCGACATCACCACCGTCGTCGTCCCCAATGCGGAGGTACGCATGCTCCTGACCGCCAGTGAGGAAGCGCGGCTGCGGCGTCGTGGAATCCAGCTCGGCGGGACGCAGACCAAAGAACAACTGGCCGCCCAGGTAACCCAACGCGATGCGAAGGATTCCACGGTGGTCAACTTCATGCAGGCTGCCAACGGCGTAGTGACGCTGGATTCCTCGGACCTTGATTTCGACGAAACCGTGGACACTGCCTTGGCAATTGTCAGCAAGGTCATCTATGGCGATTGA
- a CDS encoding MFS transporter, translating to MPAGLIALALGGFGIGLTEFVIMGLLPEVATDFQVSEASAGWFISGYALSVTVGALLVTAAVTRLPRKPVLMGLLVLFIAGNFLSAIADTYTAMLVGRIVAALCHGAFFGIGSVVASSLVPAHKKAGAIAIMFTGLTAANVLGVPFGTLLGQHFGWRSTFWAITAIGVLALVGIALMVPKATTEATRGLRHELSAFASGQVWLSVIVTILGFGGMFGAFTYIAFTLTEVSGFDSGAVPWLLILFGAGLFVGNVLGGKAADKALDASLVVILAGLTVVLVFFALTAGSSIATLFSLALMGGFGFATVPGLQMRVMHFASTAPTLASGANIGAFNLGNALGAWLGGVTISAGLGYTSPIWAGAGITAAALVVMVAAAWAAKRRHTPAEEEAADAGRAHSGVTVA from the coding sequence ATGCCCGCAGGGTTGATTGCCCTGGCCCTCGGCGGATTCGGCATCGGATTGACTGAATTCGTGATCATGGGCCTGCTGCCGGAAGTAGCCACAGACTTCCAAGTCAGCGAAGCCTCGGCAGGCTGGTTCATCTCCGGCTATGCCCTCAGCGTGACCGTCGGAGCGCTGCTGGTGACGGCGGCCGTCACCAGGCTGCCCCGCAAGCCCGTCCTCATGGGGCTGCTGGTTCTCTTCATCGCCGGCAACTTCCTGTCGGCCATTGCGGACACCTACACTGCGATGCTGGTGGGCCGCATCGTGGCTGCCCTTTGCCATGGCGCATTCTTCGGCATTGGATCCGTGGTTGCCTCGAGTCTTGTTCCTGCCCACAAGAAGGCGGGCGCCATCGCCATCATGTTCACCGGGCTCACGGCAGCCAACGTCCTGGGAGTACCCTTCGGAACCCTGCTTGGCCAGCATTTCGGTTGGCGCTCCACCTTCTGGGCCATCACCGCCATTGGCGTCCTTGCACTGGTGGGTATCGCCCTGATGGTTCCCAAGGCCACCACCGAAGCAACGCGGGGCCTCCGCCACGAACTCAGTGCCTTCGCCTCAGGACAAGTGTGGTTGTCCGTCATCGTCACCATTCTGGGGTTCGGCGGCATGTTCGGCGCCTTCACGTACATCGCCTTCACCCTCACTGAAGTCTCCGGATTCGATTCCGGTGCGGTTCCCTGGCTGCTGATTCTCTTTGGCGCAGGACTCTTCGTCGGCAACGTCCTGGGCGGCAAGGCTGCGGACAAAGCGCTGGATGCCTCACTGGTTGTCATCCTTGCCGGGCTGACTGTGGTTCTGGTCTTCTTCGCCCTCACTGCGGGCAGCAGCATCGCCACTCTCTTCTCCCTCGCGTTGATGGGCGGGTTCGGCTTCGCGACTGTTCCGGGACTGCAAATGCGCGTGATGCACTTCGCTTCCACTGCGCCAACGCTCGCGTCCGGAGCCAATATCGGCGCCTTCAACCTCGGCAACGCCCTGGGGGCCTGGCTGGGTGGCGTCACCATCAGCGCGGGCCTGGGATACACCTCACCCATTTGGGCAGGCGCGGGAATCACGGCAGCGGCTTTGGTGGTCATGGTGGCTGCGGCCTGGGCGGCGAAGCGCCGCCACACGCCGGCCGAGGAGGAAGCCGCCGACGCCGGGCGGGCGCACAGCGGGGTGACGGTCGCCTGA
- a CDS encoding FHA domain-containing protein, translating into MVGGEQNQANVGNGAEEQPTSETTSISITPTWDEPSTAPQLGPDERASVDALPPNSALLIAHSGPNAGARFLLDADTTTAGRHPDADIFLDDVTVSRKHVQFLRSEAGFELVDMGSLNGTYVNHDRVDRVHLKSGNEVQIGKFRLTYYLSPVRATGQV; encoded by the coding sequence ATGGTTGGCGGCGAACAGAATCAAGCCAATGTCGGTAACGGCGCGGAGGAACAACCGACATCGGAGACCACCTCAATCAGCATCACGCCAACGTGGGATGAGCCGAGCACGGCTCCGCAGTTGGGCCCTGATGAGCGCGCCTCCGTGGATGCGTTGCCCCCGAACTCTGCCTTGCTGATTGCGCACAGTGGTCCCAACGCAGGTGCCAGGTTCCTGCTGGATGCGGACACCACCACGGCCGGCCGTCATCCTGATGCGGATATCTTCCTGGATGACGTCACGGTTTCGCGCAAGCACGTGCAGTTCCTCCGCTCGGAAGCCGGTTTCGAATTGGTGGACATGGGGAGCCTCAACGGGACCTACGTCAACCACGACCGCGTTGACCGCGTCCATCTCAAGAGCGGCAACGAGGTCCAAATCGGTAAATTCCGCTTGACCTACTACTTGAGCCCTGTCCGCGCAACAGGCCAGGTCTGA
- a CDS encoding prephenate dehydrogenase, with the protein MSAFGTHGRGHLMGPVVVLGTGLLGASIGLGLRGRGVPVFLFDPSPTNQAVAVDIGAGRPLTELDGQPQLVVVAAPPDVTADVVEKALADYPTAVVVDIASVKATIGTQLRERGVDLTRYVGTHPMAGREKSGPVAARGELFTSMPWVVCPSEQTGSEALQTARSLAGDLGAIVSQFSADEHDEAVALVSHLPQVMSSLLASRLQGTPLHALSLAGNGLRDTTRIAASDPTLWVQILGGNAEKVVQILHGVREDLNRLIGTLEEPTAPGARLDLAQLISEGNAGQARIPGKHGGPPQAYSWLTILVDDRPGQIAHLLTEIGEIGVNVEDLRLDHSSGQNVGMVELSVLPSKHDLLVEALTDRGWRVLQ; encoded by the coding sequence ATGTCCGCTTTCGGTACCCACGGCCGGGGCCACCTCATGGGCCCCGTCGTCGTTCTGGGCACGGGTCTTCTCGGAGCCAGCATTGGCCTTGGCCTGCGAGGCAGGGGAGTTCCTGTCTTCTTGTTCGATCCTTCCCCCACCAACCAAGCCGTTGCGGTGGATATCGGAGCGGGCCGGCCACTGACCGAATTGGACGGGCAGCCGCAACTGGTAGTGGTGGCTGCCCCGCCGGACGTTACTGCCGACGTCGTGGAGAAGGCCCTGGCTGACTACCCCACAGCCGTGGTGGTGGACATTGCCAGCGTCAAGGCCACTATCGGTACGCAACTGCGCGAACGCGGGGTGGACCTCACCCGGTACGTGGGCACACACCCCATGGCCGGCAGGGAGAAGTCCGGGCCGGTTGCTGCCAGGGGAGAGCTTTTCACGTCCATGCCGTGGGTTGTTTGCCCGTCGGAGCAGACCGGAAGTGAGGCTCTGCAGACTGCCCGTTCACTGGCCGGTGACCTGGGTGCGATCGTTTCCCAGTTCAGCGCGGACGAGCACGACGAGGCTGTGGCTTTGGTGTCGCACCTTCCGCAGGTAATGTCCTCCTTGCTGGCCAGCCGGCTGCAGGGAACGCCACTCCATGCTCTTTCGCTGGCCGGCAACGGCCTGCGGGACACCACGCGCATAGCAGCCAGCGATCCCACCCTGTGGGTCCAGATCCTGGGCGGCAACGCGGAGAAGGTGGTGCAGATCCTGCACGGCGTGCGCGAGGACCTGAACAGGTTGATCGGCACCCTGGAAGAACCCACGGCCCCCGGCGCGAGGCTTGATCTGGCACAGCTCATCAGTGAGGGAAATGCCGGGCAAGCGCGGATTCCGGGCAAGCACGGCGGACCACCGCAGGCGTACTCGTGGCTGACCATCCTGGTGGATGACCGGCCCGGCCAGATCGCCCACTTGCTGACCGAGATCGGTGAGATCGGCGTCAACGTCGAAGACCTGCGTCTTGACCACTCCTCCGGCCAGAACGTGGGCATGGTGGAATTGTCGGTTCTCCCCAGTAAGCACGACCTCCTTGTTGAAGCTTTGACTGACCGTGGATGGCGGGTACTGCAGTAA
- a CDS encoding segregation and condensation protein A, translating to MVASPLETASDAVASDSRKQGFEVRLANFTGPFDLLLGLISKHKLDITEVALATVTDEFIKYIRGLQKLGGDWALDEASEFLVIAATLLDLKAARLLPAGEVEDAEDVALLEARDLLFARLLQYKAFKQVAGMLGQTLEEEAKRYPRQVSLESHFAALLPELVWRHTPEQFAELAAKALTPKDTSPAEVGLDHLHAPPVSVKEQAELIGHLLRLGPPLSFHALIADAGTTLVVVARFLALLEMFRDRVVDFDQSGPLAELVVRWTGDDLEWDSSKLSEEYQTAPETPLETKAHEGGRATDE from the coding sequence CTGGTGGCATCACCCCTGGAAACAGCATCCGACGCCGTTGCCTCCGATTCCCGCAAGCAGGGGTTTGAGGTCCGGTTGGCCAACTTCACCGGCCCCTTTGATCTGCTGCTGGGCCTGATTTCCAAACACAAACTGGACATCACCGAAGTGGCGTTGGCCACTGTCACCGATGAATTCATCAAATACATCCGCGGCCTGCAAAAACTGGGCGGGGATTGGGCCCTGGATGAGGCCAGCGAGTTCCTGGTGATAGCTGCCACCTTGCTGGACCTCAAGGCGGCCAGGCTGCTTCCCGCCGGGGAAGTGGAAGACGCGGAAGATGTTGCCCTGTTGGAAGCGCGGGACCTTCTCTTTGCCCGCCTGCTGCAATACAAGGCCTTCAAGCAAGTAGCGGGCATGCTGGGGCAAACCCTGGAAGAGGAAGCCAAACGCTACCCCCGGCAGGTATCCCTGGAGAGCCACTTCGCGGCGCTCCTGCCGGAACTGGTGTGGAGGCACACGCCCGAACAATTTGCGGAACTTGCTGCCAAAGCGCTCACCCCCAAGGACACCTCGCCTGCGGAAGTTGGCTTGGATCACCTGCACGCGCCTCCGGTCAGCGTCAAGGAGCAGGCCGAATTGATCGGCCACCTGTTGCGGCTGGGCCCGCCTCTTTCCTTCCACGCACTGATTGCCGACGCCGGAACCACCTTGGTGGTGGTGGCCCGCTTCCTGGCCCTGCTGGAGATGTTCAGGGACCGGGTGGTGGACTTCGACCAATCCGGACCCCTGGCCGAACTGGTGGTGCGTTGGACCGGCGATGACCTGGAATGGGACAGCTCGAAATTGAGCGAGGAGTACCAAACGGCGCCGGAGACACCCCTGGAGACTAAAGCACATGAAGGCGGGAGAGCCACCGATGAGTGA
- the gcvH gene encoding glycine cleavage system protein GcvH: MSNIPADFSYTAEHEWVSAPDADGVVRIGITDFAQDALGDVVYAQMPEPGTKVTGGQVVGEVESTKSVSDIYAPVAGEVTNRNDALDTDPALINSDPYGEGWLIEVKLAEADAVESLLSASEYEQQVG, from the coding sequence GTGAGCAATATTCCAGCAGATTTTTCCTACACCGCTGAGCACGAATGGGTGTCAGCACCTGACGCCGATGGCGTAGTCCGTATTGGCATCACCGACTTTGCCCAGGACGCCTTGGGCGATGTGGTGTATGCGCAGATGCCGGAACCCGGAACCAAAGTGACTGGTGGCCAGGTGGTTGGCGAGGTGGAATCGACCAAGAGCGTCAGTGACATTTACGCGCCGGTGGCCGGAGAGGTGACCAACCGTAATGACGCGTTGGATACGGATCCGGCGCTCATCAACTCGGATCCTTACGGCGAGGGCTGGCTTATTGAGGTCAAGCTCGCCGAAGCCGACGCCGTGGAGTCCCTGCTCAGTGCAAGCGAGTACGAACAACAGGTAGGCTAA
- a CDS encoding MarR family winged helix-turn-helix transcriptional regulator produces the protein MGIKDDAVEVRAQGWRTLAALHGSIEAELEKALQSASELSVVEYTVLDALSRQDGWHMRMQQLARATALSSSATTRLVNRLEDRGLLTRILCADDRRGIYTELTTAGQELLEAAKPVHDATLAAALEAAEAVPELQPLVRALGALQSA, from the coding sequence ATGGGCATCAAGGACGACGCCGTAGAAGTCCGGGCGCAAGGGTGGCGAACCCTGGCGGCCCTCCACGGCAGCATCGAGGCAGAGCTGGAAAAAGCCCTCCAGTCCGCCAGTGAGCTGTCCGTCGTGGAATACACGGTGCTGGACGCCCTCAGCCGGCAGGACGGCTGGCATATGCGCATGCAGCAGCTGGCCCGCGCCACGGCACTGTCCAGCAGCGCCACCACCCGGCTGGTCAATCGCCTGGAAGATCGCGGCCTGCTGACGCGGATTCTCTGCGCGGACGACAGGCGTGGGATCTATACGGAGCTCACCACTGCGGGCCAGGAATTGCTCGAGGCAGCCAAGCCTGTGCATGATGCCACGCTGGCCGCAGCATTGGAGGCTGCGGAGGCCGTACCTGAACTCCAACCGCTGGTCAGGGCCCTCGGGGCCCTGCAGTCAGCCTGA